A window from Calliopsis andreniformis isolate RMS-2024a chromosome 5, iyCalAndr_principal, whole genome shotgun sequence encodes these proteins:
- the Tsp66e gene encoding tetraspanin 66E isoform X1, with translation MGCASQCAKYFLCFFNFIFFVAGGAALAVGIWLFVDSNSFADLIAKLDQSDILNKTDANVIRIISYILILTGALTFLVSFLGYCGAMFESRCLLCVYGVLILLVLILECVAVGLAFGLKGDAEKGTQDFLKSTIKYYASNSDKAEAITVAWDGIMTQLHCCGVENYLDFREVANWTSPDHVVPEACCIKENNSLKDPTCPISPTSSNSYYKKGCYEAIMRTIEENKAIVIGVAAGLAFIEILVIILALHLACCYWRPQHALLKFPKMVRRSQKTHL, from the exons ATGGGTTGTGCCTCACAGTGTGCCAAGTATTTTCTCTgtttcttcaattttattttcttt GTTGCTGGCGGAGCAGCATTGGCCGTTGGAATTTGGCTGTTCGTGGACAGCAATTCTTTTGCTGATCTCATAGCCAAGCTTGACCAGTCGGATATTCTG AACAAAACAGATGCAAACGTTATCAGGATAATATCGTACATCTTAATACTGACAGGAGCATTGACCTTTCTTGTCAGTTTCCTGGGTTACTGTGGAGCAATGTTCGAATCTCGATGTCTCCTCTGCGTT TATGGAGTCCTTATCCTCTTAGTACTGATTTTGGAATGTGTGGCAGTAGGATTAGCTTTTGGACTCAAAGGAGAT GCAGAGAAAGGCACACAAGATTtccttaaatccacaatcaagTATTACGCCAGTAATTCTGACAAGGCCGAAGCGATTACAGTTGCTTGGGATGGCATAATGACCCAG CTCCATTGCTGCGGGGTAGAAAATTACCTTGACTTTCGAGAAGTTGCAAATTGGACGTCTCCAGATCACGTTGTTCCAGAAGCGTGTTGCATAAAGGAGAATAATTCTTTGAAGGATCCTACTTGTCCTATCAGCCCTACTTCCAGTAATTCTTATTATAAGAAG GGTTGTTACGAAGCAATAATGAGGACAATTGAAGAAAACAAGGCAATAGTAATCGGTGTTGCTGCAGGATTAGCGTTTATTGAAATCCTAGTGATTATTTTAGCGCTGCATTTGGCTTGCTGCTATTGGCGACCACAACACG CTCTCCTAAAATTCCCCAAAATGGTCCGTCGGAGTCAAAAAACGCACTTATAA
- the Tbcd gene encoding tubulin folding cofactor D, with protein sequence MVLNDCPDPETIGCGFSAFKEIDEVTFLITELKNINLSPSLIEKNRDRFNFILSQYQDQRQLLDPYLDDILLPLIDIIRDENSTETMQHNAFKYIFIVMSVKTYKKIVTHLPHEVADLLPVLRMLEKQDPNDVETWETRYVLLVWLSIISKIPFPLSRLETSDVNYEESIIVRILKVCKLFCLSKDACAVAAVFLIANFLTRSDVKKLYLKEMITWSLQCVENDPSRHGPLAVIAAILKHSAREDVRPYTQEILDKVLQFHLNDNPADLIRKFGMKVVQRIGLVLLGTKLASWRYQRTNRPICLLPNAKSTTNVENLEEIKDVPINHDEQDIPSAIEDIIEQLIQGLRDKAITIRWSAAKGIGRITARLPMDLADDVVGFVLNLFSGRESDSAWQGGCLALAELGRRGLLLPHRLNDVIPVVLQALVFDEPRAYGSIGYLIRDAACYICWSFPRAYDPDIIQPYVKEIAAMLLVVTCFDREINCRRAASAAFQENVGRQGNFPHGIEIVTIADYFEVGVRNHAYLRISTQIAQYEEYKKPLIDHLVARKVTHWDTAIRELSAKALFNLTSANPSYIKDTVIPNLLEMLNSIDLNIRHGAVLAIAEILEALHKCYNDKIENIIEATAMEKIRNIVNVFRKRGQFKGLGGELMKQACAVLIKKCSIVHFPIPMDVICDWQNLLEECLGHEVSIVRSKTAEAHTEFFTKYYTDMDSNTRDIVINRYLDNLQSSNQIVRIGFAQAIGYFPLFVIRERVQDVIKVLIKCTEISENTLKWAESRKEAIHALILVCQTLGVKEADKWKMFVPNLYDCYLLALKEYTIDSRGDIGAWVREAAMSGLHTLTNLVFQANLISVLTEDLMANIIGGIAQQAVERIDGIRAQAGTVFSALIHSNPPLPNIPYHAELKSIFPYDECKETIEWRMESATFPRFIKMLSYPPYTMNLLRGIIFSVGGLSESLVKYSSVSLFSYLQEIDEEGLRNLCYKILNIFEESHKNDRMITSILAFLDRLLSSGCIQIILDDSENGIAEHILMLLKQEIKNSSNTKLLISSINVFCLLLQVRGPVSKRTFCQLSIFLCHKYKCIRKVAATKTYEALTLYGEEMDIPEEDLTKILTELNVTDWERSVTELRPIRNHLCELMKVPAPILQNKVVN encoded by the exons ATGGTGCTAAATGATTGTCCCGATCCAGAGACAATTGGTTGTGGTTTCAGTGCTTTTAAGGAAATTGATGAAGTGACGTTTCTAATTACGGAATTAAAAAACATTAATCTTTCACCGAGTCTGATCGAGAAAAATCGAGATCGGTTTAATTTTATCCTCTCACAATATCAAGATCAAAGGCAATTATTGGATCCTTATTTGGACGATATTTTACTGCCACTGATTGATATTATTAGAGATGAAAATTCCACAGAAACCATGCAGCATAACGCATTcaaatacatttttattgttatgTCTGTCAAGACatacaaaaaaattgttacacaTCTTCCACATGAG GTAGCAGATCTTCTTCCTGTTCTGCGGATGCTAGAGAAGCAAGATCCAAATGATGTGGAAACATGGGAGACACGATACGTACTTTTAGTATGGCTttctataatatcaaaaataCCATTTCCACTTTCGCGTCTGGAAACCTCAGATGTTAATTATGAAGAATCCATAATAGTTAGAATATTAAAAGTATgcaaattattttgtttatcgAAGGATGCATGTGCTGTTGCTGCAGTATTTTTAATTGCCAATTTCTTGACGAGATCAGATGTTAAAAAGTTATATTTGAAAGAGATGATAACATGGAGTTTACAATGCGTGGAGAATGATCCTTCAAGGCATGGGCCTTTAGCTGTTATAGCGGCAATATTAAAGCACAGTGCAAGAGAAGATGTTAGGCCATATACTCAAGAAATTTTAGATAAAGTTTTACAATTTCATTTGAACGATAATCCTGCAGACCTGATTAGGAAATTCGGAATGAAAGTTGTACAGAGAATTGGACTAGTGTTGTTAGGAACAAAGTTGGCATCATGGAGATATCAAAGAACTAACAGACCTATTTGTTTGTTGCCTAATGCAAAAAGTACTACTAATGTAGAAAATTTAGAAGAGATTAAAGATGTTCCGATTAATCACGATGAGCAGGATATACCATCAGCAATAGAGGATATCATTGAACAGCTTATACAAGGTCTTAGAGATAAAGCAATTACAATACGATGGTCTGCTGCAAAGGGAATTGGAAGAATAACAGCAAGACTACCAATGGATTTAGCGGATGATGTAGTAGGATTTGTGTTGAATCTTTTCTCTGGTCGAGAGTCAGATTCTGCTTGGCAGGGTGGATGCTTGGCATTAGCAGAATTAGGAAGGCGTGGGCTTCTTTTACCTCATCGATTGAATGATGTAATACCAGTGGTTCTCCAAGCTTTAGTATTTGACGAGCCAAGAGCATATGGATCAATTGGATACTTGATCAGAGATGCAGCATGCTATATATGTTGGTCATTTCCTAGAGCATATGATCCTGATATTATTCAGCCATATGTTAAAGAAATTGCAGCCATGTTACTAGTTGTTACTTGTTTTGATAGGGAAATTAATTGTAGAAGAGCTGCTTCTGCGGCTTTCCAAGAAAATGTGGGCAGACAAGGAAATTTTCCACATGGAATTGAAATAGTAACTATTGctgattatttcgaagttggAGTTAGAAATCATGCATATTTAAGGATCAGCACACAAATTGCTcaatatgaagaatataaaaagCCCCTCATTGATCATTTAGTTGCAAGAAAAGTCACTCATTGGGATACTGCAATTAGAGAACTCTCTGCTAAAGCACTCTTTAATTTAACATCTGCTAACCCAAGTTATATTAAAGATACAGTTATTCCAAATTTATTAGAAATGCTAAACTCTATAGATTTAAACATTAGACATGGTGCAGTATTAGCTATTGCTGAGATTTTAGAAGCATTGCACAAATGTTACAATgacaaaattgaaaatataattgAAGCAACAGCCATGGAAAAGATAAGAAACATAGTGAATGTTTTTCGAAAAAGGGGGCAATTTAAAGGTTTAGGAGGAGAATTAATGAAACAAGCTTGTGCGGTCCTTATAAAAAAATGCTCCATTGTACATTTTCCAATACCTATGGATGTTATTT GTGACTGGCAAAATCTGTTAGAAGAATGTTTGGGACATGAGGTGTCTATAGTAAGGTCAAAAACTGCAGAAGCACATACAGAATTTTTTACAAAATACTATACTGATATGGACAGTAATACTCGTGATATTGTTATTAATCGTTATCTTGATAACTTGCAATCAAGTAATCAAATCGTCCGCATAGGTTTCGCTCAAGCCATAG gaTATTTTCCTCTATTTGTAATTCGCGAAAGAGTACAAGACGTAATAAAGGTTCTCATTAAATGTACTGAAATATCAGAAAATACTCTCAAGTGggcagaaagtagaaaggaaGCTATTCATGCATTAATATTGGTATGTCAGACTTTGGGAGTGAAAGAAGCAG ataAATGGAAAATGTTCGTGCCCAATTTGTATGATTGTTACTTATTAGCATTAAAAGAATACACGATAGATAGTCGAGGTGATATAGGGGCTTGGGTACGAGAGGCAGCGATGAGTGGCTTACAC ACACTAACGAATTTAGTATTTCAAGCGAATTTAATATCTGTGTTAACTGAAGATTTAATGGCAAACATTATTGGAGGAATTGCACAACAGGCTGTTGAACGAATTGACGGAATCCGAGCACAAGCTGGAACCGTTTTTAGTGCGCTCATCCACAGCAATCCTCCCTTACCAAACATTCCATATCATGCAGAATTAAAAAGCATTTTCCCTTACGACGAATGTAAAGAAACTATAGAATGGCGAATGGAATCTGCTACTTTTCCTCGATTTATTAAAATGTTATCTTATCCACCTTATACAATGAATCTTTTACGAGGAATTATATTTAGCGTTGGCGGCTTAAGTGAATCTTTG GTAAAATATTCCAGTGTCTCTTTATTTTCTTACTTGCAAGAAATAGATGAGGAAGGTCTCagaaatttgtgttataaaattttaaatattttcgaaGAGAGCCACAAAAATGACAGAATGATTACATCAATTTTGGCTTTTTTGGATCGATTACTCAGTTCTGGTTGTATTCAAATTATTCTCGACGATTCCGAAAATGGCATTGCAGAACATATTTTAATGTTACTAAAACAGGAAATAAAAAATTCGAGTAACACTAAGTTGCTAATTAGCAGTATAAATGTTTTTTGTCTACTCTTACAG GTACGTGGACCAGTTTCAAAAAGAACATTCTGTCAGTTAAGCATTTTTCTTTGTCATAAATACAAATGTATACGAAAAGTAGCCGCAACAAAAACATATGAAGCTTTAACTCTTTATGGAGAAGAAATGGATATTCCTGAAGAAGATTTAACTAAAATTTTGACTGAATTAAATGTTACTGATTGGGAAAGATCAGTTACAGAACTTCGACCAATTAGAAATCAcctttgtgaattgatgaaggtACCTGCACCTATTCTGCAAAATAAGGTTGTGAACTGA
- the Tsp66e gene encoding tetraspanin 66E isoform X2 gives MGCASQCAKYFLCFFNFIFFVAGGAALAVGIWLFVDSNSFADLIAKLDQSDILNKTDANVIRIISYILILTGALTFLVSFLGYCGAMFESRCLLCVYGVLILLVLILECVAVGLAFGLKGDAEKGTQDFLKSTIKYYASNSDKAEAITVAWDGIMTQLHCCGVENYLDFREVANWTSPDHVVPEACCIKENNSLKDPTCPISPTSSNSYYKKGCYEAIMRTIEENKAIVIGVAAGLAFIEILVIILALHLACCYWRPQHACIDVSSRQAW, from the exons ATGGGTTGTGCCTCACAGTGTGCCAAGTATTTTCTCTgtttcttcaattttattttcttt GTTGCTGGCGGAGCAGCATTGGCCGTTGGAATTTGGCTGTTCGTGGACAGCAATTCTTTTGCTGATCTCATAGCCAAGCTTGACCAGTCGGATATTCTG AACAAAACAGATGCAAACGTTATCAGGATAATATCGTACATCTTAATACTGACAGGAGCATTGACCTTTCTTGTCAGTTTCCTGGGTTACTGTGGAGCAATGTTCGAATCTCGATGTCTCCTCTGCGTT TATGGAGTCCTTATCCTCTTAGTACTGATTTTGGAATGTGTGGCAGTAGGATTAGCTTTTGGACTCAAAGGAGAT GCAGAGAAAGGCACACAAGATTtccttaaatccacaatcaagTATTACGCCAGTAATTCTGACAAGGCCGAAGCGATTACAGTTGCTTGGGATGGCATAATGACCCAG CTCCATTGCTGCGGGGTAGAAAATTACCTTGACTTTCGAGAAGTTGCAAATTGGACGTCTCCAGATCACGTTGTTCCAGAAGCGTGTTGCATAAAGGAGAATAATTCTTTGAAGGATCCTACTTGTCCTATCAGCCCTACTTCCAGTAATTCTTATTATAAGAAG GGTTGTTACGAAGCAATAATGAGGACAATTGAAGAAAACAAGGCAATAGTAATCGGTGTTGCTGCAGGATTAGCGTTTATTGAAATCCTAGTGATTATTTTAGCGCTGCATTTGGCTTGCTGCTATTGGCGACCACAACACG CTTGCATCGACGTGTCGTCGAGACAGGCCTGGTGA
- the Tsp66e gene encoding tetraspanin 66E isoform X3, with amino-acid sequence MGCASQCAKYFLCFFNFIFFVAGGAALAVGIWLFVDSNSFADLIAKLDQSDILNKTDANVIRIISYILILTGALTFLVSFLGYCGAMFESRCLLCVYGVLILLVLILECVAVGLAFGLKGDAEKGTQDFLKSTIKYYASNSDKAEAITVAWDGIMTQLHCCGVENYLDFREVANWTSPDHVVPEACCIKENNSLKDPTCPISPTSSNSYYKKGCYEAIMRTIEENKAIVIGVAAGLAFIEILVIILALHLACCYWRPQHVLTCWCCC; translated from the exons ATGGGTTGTGCCTCACAGTGTGCCAAGTATTTTCTCTgtttcttcaattttattttcttt GTTGCTGGCGGAGCAGCATTGGCCGTTGGAATTTGGCTGTTCGTGGACAGCAATTCTTTTGCTGATCTCATAGCCAAGCTTGACCAGTCGGATATTCTG AACAAAACAGATGCAAACGTTATCAGGATAATATCGTACATCTTAATACTGACAGGAGCATTGACCTTTCTTGTCAGTTTCCTGGGTTACTGTGGAGCAATGTTCGAATCTCGATGTCTCCTCTGCGTT TATGGAGTCCTTATCCTCTTAGTACTGATTTTGGAATGTGTGGCAGTAGGATTAGCTTTTGGACTCAAAGGAGAT GCAGAGAAAGGCACACAAGATTtccttaaatccacaatcaagTATTACGCCAGTAATTCTGACAAGGCCGAAGCGATTACAGTTGCTTGGGATGGCATAATGACCCAG CTCCATTGCTGCGGGGTAGAAAATTACCTTGACTTTCGAGAAGTTGCAAATTGGACGTCTCCAGATCACGTTGTTCCAGAAGCGTGTTGCATAAAGGAGAATAATTCTTTGAAGGATCCTACTTGTCCTATCAGCCCTACTTCCAGTAATTCTTATTATAAGAAG GGTTGTTACGAAGCAATAATGAGGACAATTGAAGAAAACAAGGCAATAGTAATCGGTGTTGCTGCAGGATTAGCGTTTATTGAAATCCTAGTGATTATTTTAGCGCTGCATTTGGCTTGCTGCTATTGGCGACCACAACACG TTTTAACTTGTTGGTGCTGCTGTTGA
- the LOC143178963 gene encoding LOW QUALITY PROTEIN: uncharacterized protein LOC143178963 (The sequence of the model RefSeq protein was modified relative to this genomic sequence to represent the inferred CDS: deleted 2 bases in 1 codon) — translation MQERRCTKMIYWMFNACEKKSMKAKAKTKKSNCKFGKVKFSTKEVAPVDPDLSQLSQPIDTSLSTLSRVSKVLENGSDEVKSILAYECDLIYECRICRSLFRSLVNFISHKRIYCKKKFNITFAKNSLTDYDTTFASNLNVQKLEEIPEENSGNDRILRSQVDKEQPRKDLTAVVNMLQKKQIENLQTNTERLCLETVQSNSSAVYQTVEPVVSTQSYTDLMKTQVVELKDMINGQVGVLGPNGQLIQPSQKLKTDSVTEDNSNKDTSNIPETELTCSICGAKFSTRKTLSVHTRTLHTAHRLFYPCPCCSSTFANSWSTYRHLFKVHRKSNDQVRKLRAQIQEKAFFKDTTVAEDLQKEDANKILLHNALRVNETQEWMDHLESDSELQRCGGCGKRFDRKAALSSHSQYCHRRVAACESTTKVKKTNKLPPCVVNETEPVVMENQNELPDVQNSVSVEINNTNEMSIRVETVSTLSKADWELLGEEATSQSTSNGDEPVVTNGVKENAIRRNGSPASDNSDPLEIVYTSINKQKNNIGSRKRKNKDSAKKLITNTGNNVTPPPWNASSKITVEQEAEVEKLDYPLAMEKKVASMVNIQKLQCLPCNRKFTSVTNLRRHAAIHIGWNRYQCKLCNFKCFDKCDCVAHCNKLHNAQNNRVIIEDMITQIPENQCTSDAIQNEVLTINNVEKQFPVPKAVEIRNIEPEIQIEEKIVDEAEEEIEDVNPVVLEEIVNVSDDTEENISNDIKNQNMLGLDPDLRRMVMEVIFGSSETNSAKQGQTKEAMFLEDTNPKIKNKEDAETESDLRECNTSVQDNPKPQRPIRNKIKRLNKDFIYDLKEVAFRKDPLIMKSFNKSLARKTVVPEEDKDKDLEQPSKRFKPLQNNGVSILCEKIDECNIDLESENLKGRLTFSQCHS, via the exons ATGCAGGAGAGACG TTGTACTAAGATGATATATTGGATGTTTAACGCATGTGAAAAA AAATCAATGAAAGCAAAGGCAAAGACAAAAAAATCTAACTGCAAATTTGGAAAGGTTAAATTTTCTACTAAAGAAGTTGCACCTGTTGACCCAGATTTATCACAATTAAGTCAACCAATAGATACAAGTTTATCGACTTTGTCTCGTGTGAGCAAAGTTTTAGAGAATGGTAGTGACGAAGTTAAATCCATTCTGGCATATGAATGCGACTTGATATATGAATGTCGTATCTGTCGAAGTCTCTTCAGAAGTCTAGTTAACTTTATCTCTCATAAACGGATCTACTGCAAAAAGAAATTTAACATCACATTTGCGAAAAATTCTCTCACTGATTATGATACA ACTTTCGCAAGTAACTTGAATGTTCAAAAACTAGAGGAGATCCCCGAAGAGAATTCTGGAAatgatagaatcctgagaagtcaagtTGATAAAGAACAGCCAAGAAAAGATCTCACTGCAGTTGTTAATATGCTACAGAAGAAACAAATAGAGAATTTACAGACAAATACAGAGCGATTATGTTTGGAAACTGTGCAATCAAACTCATCTGCTGTTTATCAGACAGTGGAGCCAGTGGTTTCTACACAAAGTTATACAGATCTAATGAAGACACAG GTAGTGGAGCTAAAAGACATGATAAATGGGCAAGTTGGAGTGTTAGGTCCGAATGGACAACTTATACAACCTAgtcaaaaattgaaaactgaCAGTGTAACTGAGGATAATAGCAACAAGGATACTAGTAATATTCCTGAAACTGAACTTACATGCTCAATAT GCGGTGCAAAGTTTTCAACACGAAAAACATTATCAGTCCATACAAGGACACTGCATACAGCTCATAGATTATTCTACCCTTGCCCTTGTTGTTCCAGTACATTTGCAAATAGTTGGAGTACTTATCGGCACCTTTTTAAAg TTCACAGAAAATCTAATGATCAAGTGCGAAAGCTTAGAGCACAAATTCAAGAGAAAGCATTCTTTAAGGATACTACTGTTGCTGAAGATTTGCAAAAAGAAGATgccaataaaattttattacatAATGCACTACGAGTTAATGAAACACAG GAATGGATGGATCACTTAGAATCTGATTCAGAATTACAAAGATGTGGCGGTTGTGGGAAAAGGTTTGATAGAAAGGCAGCTTTATCTTCTCATTCACAGTACTGTCATAGACGTGTCGCAGCCTGTGAAAGTACAACTAAAGTTAAAAAAACAAATAAACTACCGCCATGTGTTGTAAACGAAACGGAACCTGTTGTCATGGAAAATCAAAATGAGTTGCCAGATGTTCAAAATTCTGTTTCTGTAGAAATTAATAACACTAATGAAATGTCTATTCGCGTTGAAACTGTTTCCACTCTAAGTAAAGCAGATTGGGAGTTGTTAGGTGAAGAAGCAACCTCGCAGAGTACGAGCAATGGAGACGAACCAGTCGTCACAAATGGAGTAaaagaaaatgcaataagacgTAATGGTTCTCCTGCAAGTGATAATTCTGATCCATTAGAAATTGTGTATACTAgtataaataaacaaaaaaataatattggcagtaggaaaagaaaaaacaaaGATAGTGCAAAGAAGCTCATTACCAATACAG GAAACAATGTAACGCCGCCTCCGTGGAACGCATCTTCAAAAATTACTGTTGAACAAGAGGCAGAAGTTGAAAAGTTGGATTATCCATTAGCAATGGAAAAAAAAGTAGCCTCAATGGTAAATATTCAGAAACTTCAGTGCCTTCCATGTAATCGAAAATTCACTTCGGTAACTAATCTCAGAAGACATGCTGCCATTCATATTGGTTGGAATCGTTACCAATGTAAACTCTGTAACTTCAAATGTTTTGATAAGTGCGATTGTGTGGCGCATTGTAATAAATTACATAATGCTCAGAACAACCGCGTTATTATAGAGGACATGATAACTCAGATTCCAGAGAATCAATGTACATCTGATGCTATACAGAACGAAGTGTTAACCATAAATAACGTAGAAAAACAGTTTCCTGTTCCGAAAGCTGTAGAAATCAGAAATATAGAACCAGAAATCCAAATAGAAGAAAAAATTGTGGATGAAGCAGAAGAAGAAATAGAAGATGTAAATCCAGTGGTGCTTGAAGAAATAGTTAATGTGAGTGACGACACTGAAGAGAATATCAGTAATGATATTAAAAATCAAAACATGTTGGGGCTGGATCCTGATCTCCGAAGAATGGTAATGGAAGTTATCTTTGGATCTTCAGAAACAAATTCTGCGAAGCAAGGACAAACGAAGGAAGCAATGTTTTTAGAAGATACAAacccaaaaataaaaaataaagaagatGCTGAAACAGAGTCTGATTTGAGAGAATGTAATACATCTGTACAAGACAATCCAAAACCACAAAGACCCATTCGCAACAAGATAAAACGTTTAAACAAAGATTTTATTTATGATTTAAAGGAAGTGGCATTTCGAAAAGATCCTTTAATTATGAAATCTTTCAATAAATCACTTGccagaaaaactgtggtaccagAAGAAGATAAGGACAAAGATCTAGAACAACCATCAAAACGTTTCAAACCCTTACAAAACAATGGAGTCTCTATTCTTTGTGAGAAAATAGATGAATGTAATATTGATCTTGAAAGCGAGAATTTGAAGGGTCGTCTTACCTTTTCTCAGTGCCACAGCTAG
- the Tsp66e gene encoding tetraspanin 66E isoform X4, with product MGCASQCAKYFLCFFNFIFFVAGGAALAVGIWLFVDSNSFADLIAKLDQSDILNKTDANVIRIISYILILTGALTFLVSFLGYCGAMFESRCLLCVAEKGTQDFLKSTIKYYASNSDKAEAITVAWDGIMTQLHCCGVENYLDFREVANWTSPDHVVPEACCIKENNSLKDPTCPISPTSSNSYYKKGCYEAIMRTIEENKAIVIGVAAGLAFIEILVIILALHLACCYWRPQHALLKFPKMVRRSQKTHL from the exons ATGGGTTGTGCCTCACAGTGTGCCAAGTATTTTCTCTgtttcttcaattttattttcttt GTTGCTGGCGGAGCAGCATTGGCCGTTGGAATTTGGCTGTTCGTGGACAGCAATTCTTTTGCTGATCTCATAGCCAAGCTTGACCAGTCGGATATTCTG AACAAAACAGATGCAAACGTTATCAGGATAATATCGTACATCTTAATACTGACAGGAGCATTGACCTTTCTTGTCAGTTTCCTGGGTTACTGTGGAGCAATGTTCGAATCTCGATGTCTCCTCTGCGTT GCAGAGAAAGGCACACAAGATTtccttaaatccacaatcaagTATTACGCCAGTAATTCTGACAAGGCCGAAGCGATTACAGTTGCTTGGGATGGCATAATGACCCAG CTCCATTGCTGCGGGGTAGAAAATTACCTTGACTTTCGAGAAGTTGCAAATTGGACGTCTCCAGATCACGTTGTTCCAGAAGCGTGTTGCATAAAGGAGAATAATTCTTTGAAGGATCCTACTTGTCCTATCAGCCCTACTTCCAGTAATTCTTATTATAAGAAG GGTTGTTACGAAGCAATAATGAGGACAATTGAAGAAAACAAGGCAATAGTAATCGGTGTTGCTGCAGGATTAGCGTTTATTGAAATCCTAGTGATTATTTTAGCGCTGCATTTGGCTTGCTGCTATTGGCGACCACAACACG CTCTCCTAAAATTCCCCAAAATGGTCCGTCGGAGTCAAAAAACGCACTTATAA